A region of Scylla paramamosain isolate STU-SP2022 chromosome 25, ASM3559412v1, whole genome shotgun sequence DNA encodes the following proteins:
- the LOC135113265 gene encoding uncharacterized protein LOC135113265, with protein MTFTVTVSLSPLPPPSPPLRESPNASQESQHLVLNITERTRGPLPAGPRSFLQSIRAPATPAPPHSPPRHAAMHAQIALLVTLVAAALARPERSYDGPASPSPLFGARARAATASLSSSAPLSPSSSNTASSRGFRPSRPSSSSSSQNAGYSYNSPSDAGYSYSEPRQTPAQYDTQYVVSDAEFGTNFGQQERRDGDDVSGTYYVQLPDGRLQVVTYTVSAETGYVAEVTYEGQTTTAAPTYAAPASTYGQPSSGYGVPSSDYGVPSSG; from the exons ATGACTTTCACGGTTACAGtgtcattatcaccactaccaccaccgtcaccaccgctTCGCGAGTCACCTAATGCGTCTCAGGAATCTCAACACCTCGTTCTGAATATCACCGAGAGAACCCGAGGGCCACTTCCTGCAGGGCCAAGGAGCTTCCTGCAGAGTATAAGGGCGCCCGCCACTCCTGCCCCGCCACACTccccgccacgccacgccgccATGCACGCTCAG ATCGCCCTGCTGGTCACCCTGGTGGCTGCCGCCCTGGCCCGTCCTGAACGTTCCTACGACGGCCccgcctccccatcccccttgTTTGGTGCCCGGGCACGCGCTGCCACTGCCTCCCTCTCTAGCAGCGCTCCCCtcagcccctcctcctccaacactgCTTCCTCTCGCGGGTTCAGGCCATCCcgcccctcctcatcctcctcctcccagaacGCCGGCTACTCCTACAATTCTCCCTCAGATGCTGGCTACTCTTACAGTGAGCCCCGCCAG ACCCCTGCACAGTATGACACCCAGTACGTCGTCAGCGACGCCGAGTTCGGCACCAACTTCGGGCAGCAGGAGCGCCGCGACGGGGACGACGTGAGCGGGACCTACTACGTGCAGCTTCCCGACGGCCGCCTGCAGGTGGTCACCTACACCGTCAGCGCCGAGACCGGCTACGTGGCCGAGGTCACCTACGAGGGGCAAACCACCACGGCGGCCCCGACCTACGCCGCCCCCGCCTCCACCTACGGCCAGCCCTCCTCGGGTTACGGCGTCCCATCCTCAGACTACGGCGTTCCCTCCTCGGGCTGA
- the LOC135112987 gene encoding DNA-directed RNA polymerase II subunit RPB1-like: MTLKIVLLFALVAATLARPDTPRPSYNAPAPSYNAPAPSYSAPAPEAPPKYDYNYAVKDEYSGNDFGAQEARDGYDTQGSYYVQLPDGRLQKVTYTVKGDSGFVAEVTYEGEAQYPQQSYAPAPAPSYGPTPAPSYGPTPAPSYRPAPTPPAYHFMLRFTNKLAISRHLPHAAATLALTALSTPASQSNISPNIIRRRVPLGHHLGSSSAALNMTLKVVLLSALLAATFARPDTLRPSYGAPAPSYSAPAPEAPPKYDYNYAVKDEYSGNDFGAQEARDGYDTQGSYYVQLPDGRLQKVTYTVNGDSGFVAEVTYEGEAQYPQQSYASAPAPSYGPAPAPSYKPAPTPPAYHIIRRRVPLGHHLGSSSAALNMTLKVVLLSALLAATFARPDTLRPSYGAPAPSYSAPAPEAPPKYDYNYAVKDEYSGNDFGAQEARDGYDTQGSYYVQLPDGRLQKVTYTVNGDSGFVAEVTYEGEAQYPQQSYAPAPAPSYGPAPAPSYKPAPTPPAYQ, encoded by the exons ATGACGCTCAAG atTGTCCTGCTGTTCGCCCTCGTGGCCGCCACCCTCGCTCGCCCCGATACACCCAGGCCCTCCTACAACGCTCCTGCTCCCTCTTACAACGCTCCTGCACCTTCCTACAGCGCCCCCGCCCCCGAG gcGCCGCCCAAGTATGACTACAACTACGCCGTCAAGGACGAGTACTCTGGCAACGACTTTGGTGCTCAGGAGGCGCGCGACGGCTACGACACTCAGGGATCCTACTACGTGCAGCTGCCCGACGGCCGCCTGCAGAAGGTCACCTACACCGTCAAAGGCGACTCAGGCTTCGTGGCCGAGGTGACCTACGAGGGCGAGGCCCAGTACCCCCAGCAGAGCTACGCCCCCGCCCCTGCCCCCTCCTACGGCCCCACCCCGGCGCCCTCTTACGGCCCCACCCCGGCGCCCTCCTACAGACCAGCGCCCACCCCACCAGCCTACCA TTTTATGCTGCGGTTCACCAATAAACTGGCAATTTCTCGCCATCTTCCCCATGCAGCTGCTACTCTCGCCCTTACTGCTCTCTCTACACCCGCTTCACAGTCCAACATATCTCCCAA TATAATAAGGCGGCGCGTCCCTCTCGGTCATCACTTGGGATCTTCTTCAGCCGCCCTCAACATGACGCTCAAG gtTGTCCTGCTGTCCGCCCTCCTGGCCGCAACCTTTGCCCGCCCCGACACACTCAGGCCTTCTTACGGCGCCCCCGCGCCCTCCTACAGCGCCCCTGCCCCCGAG gcGCCCCCCAAGTATGACTACAACTACGCCGTCAAGGACGAGTACTCTGGCAACGACTTCGGTGCCCAGGAGGCGCGCGACGGCTACGACACCCAGGGATCTTACTACGTGCAGCTGCCCGACGGCCGACTGCAGAAGGTCACCTACACCGTCAACGGCGACTCAGGCTTCGTGGCCGAGGTGACCTATGAGGGCGAGGCCCAGTACCCCCAGCAGAGCTACGCCTCCGCCCCGGCCCCCTCCTATGGCCCCGCCCCGGCCCCCTCCTACAAGCCAGCACCCACCCCACCAGCCTACCA TATAATAAGGCGGCGCGTCCCTCTCGGTCATCACTTGGGATCTTCTTCAGCCGCCCTCAACATGACGCTCAAG gtTGTCCTGCTGTCCGCCCTCCTGGCCGCCACCTTTGCCCGCCCCGACACACTCAGGCCTTCTTACGGCGCCCCCGCCCCCTCCTACAGCGCCCCTGCCCCCGAG gcGCCCCCCAAGTATGACTACAACTACGCCGTCAAGGACGAGTACTCTGGCAACGACTTCGGTGCCCAGGAGGCGCGCGACGGCTACGACACCCAGGGATCCTACTACGTGCAGCTGCCCGACGGCCGCCTGCAGAAGGTCACCTACACCGTCAACGGCGACTCAGGCTTCGTGGCCGAGGTAACCTATGAGGGCGAGGCCCAGTATCCCCAGCAGAGCTACGCCCCCGCTCCGGCCCCCTCCTATGGCCCCGCCCCGGCCCCCTCCTACAAGCCAGCGCCCACCCCACCAGCCTACCAGTGA
- the LOC135112988 gene encoding pro-resilin-like: MQAEAEFSPDGPSGRLHQFTFNFPAEDTNGDIKTTAPPTSHQLWLGYLCFVTSLLVQLLVGFECSGCVRSGWEKGDDKGENKFLIFQCICSKKLSLVRRPNLTLPITLPQTFLVLVLAAAALARPDYAYDAPTSPPDLYGVPAYPTTPSSLYGAPAHPTTPSHLYDTPAHSATQSPLHRTPSRSSSSFNPVALSSSSLGASSLPSSSSNTGLSRGFRPSLPSSSSTGQSRASRPSRPSSSSSSSSQDAGYSYNSPSDTGYSYSEPRQTPAQYDTQYVVSDAEFGTNFGQQERRDGDDVSGTYYVQLPDGRLQVVTYTVSAETGYVAEVTYEGQTTTAAPSYTAPASTYGQPSSAYGVPSSDYGVPSSG; the protein is encoded by the exons ATGCAAGCTGAGGCCGAGTTTTCTCCTGACGGTCCGAGTGGGAGACTTCACCAATTCACCTTCAATTTTCCTGCCGAGGACACCAACGGGGATATAAAGACTACGGCGCCTCCAACAAGCCACCA GCTGTGGCTCGGTTACTTGTGTTTTGTCACAAGTTTGTTGGTTCAGTTGCTCGTGGGGTTTGAGTGTTCAGGTTGTGTGAGGAGTGGATGGGAGAAAGGAGACGATAAGGGTGAGAATAAG TTCCTTATCTTTCAGTGCATTTGTTCCAAAAAGCTTAGCCTCGTTCGCCGCCCCAACCTCACCCTCCCCATTACTCTCCCGCAGACTTTCTTGGTGCTCGTCCTCGCGGCGGCCGCCCTCGCCCGCCCTGATTACGCCTACGACGCCCCAACCTCACCTCCAGATTTGTACGGCGTCCCTGCCTATCCCACCACACCCTCGTCCCTGTACGGCGCTCCTGCGCACCCCACTACACCCTCACACTTGTACGACACCCCTGCACATTCCGCCACGCAGTCCCCCCTCCACAGGACTCCATcccgctcctcttcctccttcaacccTGTCgccctctcctcatcctcactgggtgcctcctccctcccctcctcctcctccaacactgGTCTCTCCCGTGGGTTTAGGCCATCACTACCTTCCTCCTCTAGCACCGGTCAATCCCGTGCCTCCAGGCCgtcccgtccctcctcctcctcttcctcctcctcccaggacGCCGGCTATTCCTACAACTCACCTTCAGACACTGGCTACTCCTACAGTGAGCCCCGCCAG ACTCCCGCACAGTACGACACCCAGTACGTTGTCAGCGACGCCGAGTTCGGTACCAACTTCGGGCAGCAGGAGCGCCGCGACGGGGACGACGTGAGCGGCACCTACTACGTGCAGCTTCCCGACGGCCGCCTGCAGGTGGTCACCTACACCGTCAGCGCCGAGACCGGCTACGTGGCCGAGGTCACCTACGAGGGGCAGACCACCACGGCGGCTCCGAGCTACACCGCCCCCGCCTCCACCTACGGCCAGCCCTCATCGGCTTACGGCGTCCCGTCCTCAGACTACGGCGTTCCCTCCTCGGGCTGA